The DNA region CTTTGCTTAGAAGGCGTAACGGAGACTGAACTGGAGCTGACGCTCGGAGGCATAAGTGTTGCCCTTTGCGTTGACACGACCGAAGGTGCTGCTTGTCGGGTTCGTGTCCGGGTTGTCCAGGTTGGGATGGTTAAGATAGTTGAAGGCCTCGGCGCGGAAGATCAACTCGTGATTTTCGTGGTTGGGGATAACATGCATTCCCTTTTCCAGAGCTGCACTGAAGCTCTGAAAGCCTGGGCCATAGACATTGTTACGAGAGCCGCGTGGAGCGAAGGTGCCGGCTGCTGCGTGAGAGTAAACACCGGGTTCGAACCACTGGTTAGTGTTCTGGCCTCCGGCGAACTGATGGAAGAGTTTAGGGCTGCGGCTATGTGCCCAGAGCTGGTTGCCCGAGCCTGGCCCGACACCCGCATAGTCGTTACCCTGCGAGACACTAAGCGGCTGCCCCGACTGTCCCTGAATAGTCCCGGAGAACTGCCAGTTGCCGAGCGAACTCCGTACCAGGCGATTGGTGGCATGGGTGGCGTAAGGAATGTTCCAGACGTAGTTGATGACCAGCACATTGCGAGTATCAAAGTCGCTGGGACCATAGAAGATGCTCTTGTCGTATACGTTGGGCAAGCTCGTGCCGTTCGAGGAACCGAAGTCCATGCTCTTGGACCAGGTGTAAGCCACTCCAAAGAGCAGCCCCTTGACCAGACGCCGCTTGAAATTGGCCTGCATCGAGTGGTAGATGGATGCGCCCGCATTCTCTGACTCGATGATCGTCGAATAGCCCTTGTAAGGACGAAGAGCATCGGGGGATTTGACGGTCGGATTGGCTTGAACGGTACCAGGTTGGAGTTGGTTGATGTTGCCTAGCTGTTCGAGGTGAATACCGCGGCGTCCAACGTAGGCAAGGGTAAAGGTCCCGACGTCGTGGAACTCCTGCTCGAAAGTCAGGTTCCATCCGTAGGAATTGGGGCTGGGGTAGTTGTACGAATGCGAGGTGAACGAAAGCGGAGTATTGTTCGTTCCGATGCCGCCAGGATTGTCAACGCTGCCGTCAGTAACGGTGGAGGACGGTTGGAATGGTGCATTTCCACCGACCTGCACGTTATCGCTGATACCGAGCCGCTGAACGTAACGACCGCCGCCACCGCGAATGACAGCATTCGGGCTGATCTGGTAGGCGAAGCCAACACGCGGCTGAATGTCCGTATACACAGTCGGGTTGTAGCCGCGGGGAAGGTTGTGGAAGTTGGCGGAATAGCCATTGGCGAGGATAGCGTCCGGCACATGCCCCTTGGCTACACTCGGAAAACCGTTGCCCGGGATGACGACGCCATTAAGAGCCGTGCCTCCCGTTGTAAAGCCGGTATTCGGATCTACGGTGGGGGCATTCGCTGGATTGTAGTAGACAGGATTGAAGAAGGACTGGTTGCCCCAGATCGCATAGTAAGGGGTGTTGATGGTGTACCGGATACCGTACTCAAGCAGCAGTTTCGGTGTGACCCGCCAGTCGTCCTGAGCAAAACCGGAAAACATGTTGCTGCGGAAGAGCGTGTAAGAACGCTGGCCGATCTCTCCGTAAGTATCGAAGAGGCCAAGGGCGGCGTTTGCGACTGCAGCCTTTGACGTCTGTGAGATGCCACCACGCGTATCGGTGAAGGTGAAGAGTCCGTTCTGGTTGTTGGTAGAACCCGGGATCGTGCTGCTTACGTTGATCTGGTCGAAGTTGTTTTCGCCGGAGTACTCCCAGAGGCCACCGAATTTAAGGGTGTGATTTCCAATCAACTTGGTGAGGTTGTCTGCAAGGTCATAGACGATTCCACCCGAGCGCGAAGGATAGGGACCGCCATCGAGTGTGCCGAAGTTTGCGATGTTGATGGTCGGAATCTTGTTGGGGAGTACCTTGACGGCACCATTGTAGAGGAAGGGGTAGTTGATTCCGTACTTGGTGCGGTCGTAGAGCCCCTTCGATGTGTCGATGCCGATGTTTACATGGTCGGCGGCGCCAGACACGATCAGGTCATTCACGGTCGTGGCATTAATCGTCCAGGTGTAGTGGAAGACACCAACCTGATTTGGCCGGGTGAAGATGCGGGGAGTGCGATTGAAATTACCGTAATGCGGCTCGTAATCGTTGTAGTTGTAGTTGAGTATGCTCAAGCGGAAGTGATGCGCATCCGCAGGGACATAGTCGATCACAACCGAGTCCTTGCGTTGCGCCTCAGTATAGAGAGCTGAGTCAAGCCAGTTGTAGCCGGGCGCGTTGGTATTGGCCGTCGGATAGGCATTGAGCAAACCTAGACCATTAGGGCTCAGATCCGACTGGGGGATGACGTCATTGGCATACGCAACTCCGGTGTTCGGGTTAACGATCTGCACCGGCTTGCTGTAAAAGATGTTGGGTCCCAGTAACTCGCTGAAGTTGCCTGTTCGCATGAGATTCGTAGGCACCTTCTGTGTCGCCAGATCATCATGGTTGTAGCGAGTGTATTCCTGACCGACCAGGAAGAAGAGCTTCTTACGGTCCTTGTTGAAGTGGCCGGGAATGTAGAGTGGTCCGTTGAGATTCCATCCGAATTGGTTGTAGCGGAACGCTTGGCGCTTGAGACCGGAGAAGTTACGGCTCCAGGTGTTGGCGTTGAGCGCGGTATTGCGGAAATACTCGAAAGCACTGCCATGAAACTCGCTCGTGCCGCTCTTGGGTACGATCCGGATTTGACCGCCGGAGGTCCGGCCGTACTCGGCAGGATAGCTCGTGGTAAGAATCTGCTCCTGCGAAGTTGAGTCCACATCGGCAACGCCAACGCTGGTGCCGTTCGCGCGGGTGCGGACCATCGGCGCACCGTCGAAGGTGATCACGCTCTCCTGGTTGCGGGCGCCATTAACGTTGATGTTGTTGTCGAGGCCAAAACCAAAGGCTGCCATGGATTGTCGGCGAACGACTCCCGGCTCGAGCTGGGAAAGGTAGAGCGGGTTGCGGCCGTTGAGCTGGATGCTCTTGACCTGCTCCTGGGTGACGAGTTGGCCTACCGAGGCACTCTCAGTCTGAATGGCGTTGGCGCCGGCTTCAACGGTGACTTCCGTGCTGGTATTGCCCACCTTCATGGAGATGTCGACACGACGGCCGATACTGGGATCGACATGCACGTTGTCAAGCGTCGTACTTTGAAATCCGGGCGCCTCGACACGGATACTGTAGTCACCCGATGTGAGGTTTGGGATAGTAAAGCTGCCCTTATCGCCGCTGGTGGTCTGCTGTTCTCCCTGCGTGGCGTCGTTGTGAACGACCACTTTTGCGTTGGGGACCACGGCCCCGGATGCGTCCGTGATAGTGCCCGACAGAGAAGAAGAATCTGATTGCGCAATGGCCGAGACGCCAATGCTGAAGAAGCACGCGACGATGAGTGACAACACGAAGCGAGAGATTGATTTTTTGCTGTTCAAAACAGCCTCCATAAATAAAACAAACGACGAGTGGTGTTGAGGTTACGTTATCGCTAACCTAATAAGACGTACAGCGATTTGTAATAAAGCGGAATGGGAAAGTCAAGGGGTAATGAAATACCCGCAGAAAAGAGCAATAAAGAGATACACGCGCATCTTTAAACTCTTGTGTCGGGCTGGTTGCGCTATCACGATGAAGGATCAGATTTACGCCCTCTAATTTTATCTGTCAACAGAAAAATCGTATGTCTGATCTATATTGAAACTGAGTATTGTGAGTAATGTGTTAACTCTCTCATAAAAAACGGTCAAAAGGTGCGCGTGCGCAAGTCACTACCAAAAAAGAAAGCCACTCTGGAGGATGTCGCCCGGGCCGCCGGTGTTGGTCCCATGACGGTCTCCCGCACAATCAACGGCCACCCCTATGTTGCAACGGAAACAGCGAAGAGAGTTCTCGCTGCCGTTCGTCAATTGGGATATCGACCAAATCATGCCGCTCGCGTCTTGACCGGTCAACTCTCAAAAACCATCGGCCTCATCGTTCCCGACCTGGCTGATTCGTTTTTTTCCATTGTTAGCCACGCCGTTCAGGAAGCCGCCCGTGAGGCAGGATACATTGCGTGGTTAGCTGCCTCCAATGGCGATCCGTCCATTGAAGAAGCGCAAATCGAAGAGATGACGCACCATCCAGTGGATGGAATTCTGCTCGTTCCGGCGAACAGCCAGAGCAAATATCTGAAAGCCGTAGTCTCAGGATCGACGCCACTTGTCACGATCGATCGCCCCATTGACGGTGTCCTGACAGACTCTGTTGAGGTGGAAAACCGAGCGGGAGCACGAATCGCAGTCGAACATCTCATCGGCCACGGCTATAAGAAGATCGCCTGCGTGGTCATGAACTCTCACCTGCAACCGGTGAAGCAACGTATTGCAGGTTACGAAGAGTGCTTGAGGCATGCAAATCTTTCCCGCAGGAAAGTGGTCTTATCGGACCAGAACGCTCAAGAAGTCTTGTCGAAGCTGTTCGCTTCCCCCGATCGCCCCGACGCGTTATTTACCGCAAACAATTCCTCTACGATCTGCGTCATCAAAACACTCAGATCGCTGAAAATTAAAGTTCCAAGAGACGTCGCCTTGATTGGCTTTGACGACGTTGACTTCTACACCTTGCTGAACCCTCCGGTGACCACGATACGGCAACCTGCTGTTGAACTTGGGCGCACCTCTACTCGCCTCCTGCTGCAAAAAATCAAGAGCATGCCCTCAACCTCCAGCGCCAGAACGGTTCTTCCCGTCACTCTGATGATTCGCGAATCCTGCGGATGTAAACAAGAGGTAACGACCTGAAAGACAGAGGCATCATAAGCCGCTGTCTGCTGATCTCCTGAAATTGCTCGTCTCCTGGCGCACATCCCCAGTTCGAAACATCGGATACACTTTTGTAGTGGTACGCATGCGATACTCAGCGATCGGTTGCGGTTCCACCTTCTGTTAGTCGGGGCCTGTAGCTCAACGGTTAGAGCAGGGGACTCATAATCCCTTGGTTGGGGGTTCAAATCCCTCCGGGCCCACCATTCACCTTTTCAACACTGGGTAACCTCAGTTCGCGGCCAGAAGAATGCGCAGGTCGCGGAGATTATTCCCTGTAGGCCCGGTCACAATCGTTGAGCCCAGCGGAGCCAGAATGCTGTGAGAGTCGAACTCCCGCAAGTATTTCTGGGCCGCCGCATCTCCGTACTGAGCATCCGTTTCAAGCGTTCCTTCATCCACCACTGCTCCAGCCGCCTGGCTGTTGCCATCGATACCATCAGAGCCAGCCGATAGAATCACTGTCGAGGCATCTGAAGGATCAAGCAAGGTCGCCGCATACAGACTGAAGTGCTGGTTCCGTCCGCCTACGCCAGTCAGCCCCCGCTTACTCAACGTACTGGGCAGCTTTACCGTCACCTCTCCCGCCGAGATCAGGCAGATCCGGGGGTGGATGCTTCTCAAGCTGCGCAATCGGCCCACCAGATACTCCGCCGCCGCCTGGTAGTCCCAATCATCACAGGTATTGTCGATCACCGCATGAAACCCAAGTCCTTCGGCCCGAACCCGCGCCGCTGCCGCCAGTTGGTCGGAACTCAGCAGGGTGATCGCCTTCCCCGCAAAGCTCCCCGGTTTTGGAGTTTCAGGGAGATCAAGGCGATCAAAAAATCGACGGACGGCCGCTGGGAACTGATCCTGCAACCCATACCGCGCTACGATCTCTCGACACTGATCCACTGTTGATGTGTCGGGAAGCGTCGGCCCCGAGGCTAGAGCATCGAGATGATCCGGCGCAACGTCCGAGACCAGCAACGAGAGTGTTGCCACGCCAGCCGCGGCCACGGCAAGACGACCGCCCTTCACCGCGGAAAAATGTTTGCGGATGCAGTTGATCTCTGCGATGGAAGCCCCACTATGCACCAGTTCCTGATAGAAGCTCCTCATCTCCGCCAACGTGATGGAAGGGTCAAGAGGAAGTTCCATCATCGCGGAGCCGCCCCCACTGATCAGAAACAGGCACAATGTGGCGGCAGCATCGCTTCGTCCCTCACGCAAGCCGTGCAGCATCTCCAGCGCAGCCCGTGCCCCTGCTTGGGAGGCCTCATTGGGCAATGGATGTCCGCCCGCGAAGAATTGAAAGCCCGGCGGCAGATTTGCAGGTTGCGCCCCGGCAATCAGGATACCTGCCACATCGTGAGGCAATCCCTTCAAGCAATTCAAGAGGGCACCAAGCATCGTTGCCGACGCCTTACCCACGGCGACGATGCGAAGGTGCTTCAAATGCTCCAGATCGATTGCTTCGCTGCCCCCAATCAAGACTCGACGGCCACTGTCACTGACGCGAACCAGCCGCGCAAAAGCCTCTTCCACACTGCAATCTGTCAGCGATTGGATAAAGATACTCCGCGCCATCTCTCGCAATGTTGCAGTCGTGATTGTCATAAGACCCTCTGGGAGATTCAGTCAGGCTGGGGCGTTTGCTTCCCTGCTTTTGCCGCCAAAGCCAACAATGCGGCGCAGACAGCCAGTCCACTCATGGCGTAGAGACCACCTTCAAAGCTGTGGGTGAGATCACGAATTCTGCCTATGGAATAAGGCCCAAGAAACGCTCCAACACCGCCAATCGTGGTGAGAATGGCAACCGCTGCCGCTGCTGCCGCGTCGCCGACGACGCTGGTGGTCAACGTCCAGAACGGGCCCATCATGCTCCACAGCCCCATCGCAGCCAGGGTCATGGCGATAATGGCGACCACGATATTATGTGCCACCGCTGTCCAGGCAAAGCCGCTTGCCGCCAGCAGCAGACAACCCGCGATGTGCCAGCGTCGCTCATTGGTCCGGTCGGAGTTCCACCCTACAATCACGGTAAAGATGGCCGCCGCTAGATACGGCACCGTAGCGTATCGCGCAATGACGCTGGCCGTATGCGCGCCGCCGGAAAAGCTGTTGAGGATCAGCGGCATCCATAGATTTACGATATACACGCCAACCTGGCTGACGAAGTAGGCCCCGGCAAGAAGCCATAACATCGGCAACCGGATAGCGTCGCGTAGCGCGTGGTGCTCCGCCGCGCCGTAGCGGATGCGGTCGCGCTGCAACTCGTCCGCAAGCCACGTCTTCTCCTCCGGCTTGAGCCAGTGGACTTCTTCCGGCCTGTTTTTGAGCAGAAAAAGCACAGAGATGCCCAGCAAAATCGTCGGGATACCTTCCGACAGAAAGAGCCACTGCCAGCCTGCCAGTCCTTTGAACCCATCGAGGCGCAACAGCGCACTCGAAAGTGGGCCGCCGACTACACCTGCGAGCGATGTCGCGGTCATGAACTTGGCAACAGCGCGTGCACGTTCATGCGACGGGTACCAGTAGGTGAGGTAAAAGATCATCCCCGGGAAAAACCCGGCCTCGCACACTCCAAGCAGAAAACGAAGTATATAAAACGACTCCGGCGACCGTACAAACATCATGCAGGTAGAGATGACGCCCCACGAGATCATGATGCGGGCAATCCAGACCTTCGCGCCGACACGCGCCAGCATCAGGTTGCTCGGCAGGTCAAAAAGCGCCGAGCCTATAAAGAAAATTCCCGCGCCAGTCCCATAGACAGTATTGCTGTAGTGCAACTCCCGCTGCATGTCCATCGCGGCAAACCCGACGTTGACACGGTCGAGATATGCCACGATATACAGCAGAAAAAGATAAGGGATAAGTCGCAGCGTTATCTTCGCATAGACTTCTCTGCCGTTGACGGATTCCACTACCTGCACCATGACTCCACTTTAGTTCGTCTTATCCGAAGCTGGCGACGCCAACGGCGGCGGAACGTACATCGGCAACCCGGTCACCGGCCAATGATTGACCTGCGCATCGACGTTCAGTGCGATCGCAGCCGCAGGCGACGATGAAGGAGTAACTGCAATGTTCCATCCATCCACGACGACCAGCGGCACGTCACCCTTAAGGTCGGCAGCGCTTGCTTCAATCGAGATGGTCTTCGTCTCGTTGGGCACAAGCGAAACATAGTTGTCGCTGTAGTAGACCGGCAGCACGCGCTCGCCGGATTGCTGACGCCGCAGTTGCAGATGCGTCATGAGCGCAACCTGAGCGCCCGAATTGTGCAGCGTGACAGACAGCAGGCATTTGCCGTCCGCATCATGCCGCTCGACCTTGGCATCGAGCGTGATGGTGGATAGCTGATTGAGCGCCGTCAGATCGTCCTGATGCGCAGGCAGCGCACGCCAGTAGAAGTTGCTCGAGAGCAGTTTGCCTGACGCATCGTGCAGGTCCAGTTTGACGAAGTAAACCGGCGACAGATTTGTTGGCCACGCCACCACGCCCAGACTCGTAGCGACACTGGGAGCAGCCGTGACCGCGAAGTCATGCTGGTAGGGGATAGAGCCGTCGAGATTGTAGATGGAGAGATGCGCCGTGGCATTGGTCAACGCAGTGGGTAGATTATTGATGACCTGAATGTCGTCATTGCTCTCGTTCAGTTGAATGTGCTGCAACTCACCCGCCTTCTCCACCGCGAAGAGCGACGAGTTGGGCTCAAGATCATGATGATAGAGCTGCCAGACAAAGCTCGGCTGCGCGGGATTGCTCATCCACGTGATGACCGCCGTGCTGGGGTTGAAGAGCTTGGCGTTGCGGCCCTCGTACATTGCGCGAAAGGCCTCATAGTTTGCAAGCTGCGCCTTGCGAACAAAGTCGGCTAGGTTGGCCAACTTGCCATAACGAGCTTCGATGACGTCACGATAGGTGTCGCCACCGGACGCTCCGCGGGCAAAGTCATGCTCGGCCCAATCATCGTTGATGATCTCCCAATCCTTCTGCGGCATCATTCCGTGAATCGACTCGAGGGTCGGCACGGAGACGCTGCCGATCTCAGTCTTGAATGCATGACTGAAGACGTAAAATTCGCGAGGCGTGCGCCAATGGTATGGGCCGCCGGAGTTGACGCCGTGGCCGGCGGTGGAACTCGGCTGATAGAGCCGTGCGGGATCGAGTTCAGCCATCATCGGACGCAGTGCGTCGTCAATCTCCTTGGGCGGATAGCCCTCGTTGCGCGCACACCAGATCGCAATGGACGGATGATTGCGGAAGCGGAGAATCTTATCGCGAACGTTCGCCATGTAAGTAGGCAGATCAGTCGGGTTGGGACCGTCGCTGGGATTGGGCTGGAAAAACTCATCCCAAAGAAGTATTCCGTACTTGTCGCAAAGCTCGTAGAAGTCCTCGTTCGTGCTCTGCCCAACCCAGTTGCGGATCAGATTGAGGTTCGCCAGCTTATGCATTCGAATCTCGGCTTCGAGACGTTCGCGCGGAATGCGCTTCATCGCCTCGTCCAGCCCCCAGTCGCCGCCGCGAATAAAGATGCGAACACCATTGACAGATACTGTGAGGTTCTCGGCGTCGGGAACGGAGTAGGTAATCTTGCGAATGCCAAAGCTAAGGTCTTGGCTGTCGGAGACGTTCTTCTTGATCTCAAAGGTGAGATGGAGGTTGTAGAGATTCTGTGGACCGTAGCCGTTTGGCCACCACAGCTTTGGATTATTGATGTGCAGTGCCGGAGTATTTTTGGAATCAAGCGCAACCAACGTTGAGCTGTGAGGCGCAAGTTCAACCTCCTTCCGGAAAGTAACTTCTCCGAAGCTTCCTTTCAGCACGCCTTTCTGGGGCTTGTCGCTTATATTCTCAACCGTTGTCTTGATTGAGACATCCGCCGAGTCCAGCTTTGGCAGCGGCAGATCGGTCTCGACCAGCGGATTTTTTACTACAACCGGTCCTGTCGCAGAGAGATACACCTTCCTCCAAATGCCAGTGTCCCGATCGCGAATCGCCGGAATCCAGTCCCAGCCGATGGTGGAGAGAAATGTCGGACCGTCAATCGCAGTAATGCCGCCGTTCAGTCCCATGCCATTGCGAATCGTGTGCTCATGGGGCACACCTGGATGCGGCTGCGGGCTGACCAGCACGGCCAGCACCGCTTGCTTGCCCGGCGTGATGATCGAGGTAATGTCAAAAGTGCCGCGAATGAATGCGCCCTTCGTCGTGCCGATCTGTTTGCCATTCACCCATATCTCCGCGGCGTAATTAATACCGTCGAAGTTCAACCACGCCTGACGATGAGAGTAGGACTTGGGAACAGTAAAGACGGTGCGGTACCAGTAAGGGGTGCGGCTCAGACTTTCAGGAATCTTATCGGGACGGTTGTTCTCCCCATAGAGAGGCTCGGGGTAGACGCCGTCGTTAACGAGACTGGTAAGCACCGTACCCGGCACCGTAGCTGAGTACCAGCCTTGAGGAGCAAATCCCTGCTGCGAGACGGCATCTCCGGATTGAGAAACTTTGGCCGCATCCTGCAACTGCCAGCCGGAAGAGAGCACTACGGGAGAGGGAGGTGCAGAGTTTGCTGCGGCAGGAAGCACGTTGAACAATCCTAAGAGTCC from Edaphobacter paludis includes:
- a CDS encoding MFS transporter; this encodes MVQVVESVNGREVYAKITLRLIPYLFLLYIVAYLDRVNVGFAAMDMQRELHYSNTVYGTGAGIFFIGSALFDLPSNLMLARVGAKVWIARIMISWGVISTCMMFVRSPESFYILRFLLGVCEAGFFPGMIFYLTYWYPSHERARAVAKFMTATSLAGVVGGPLSSALLRLDGFKGLAGWQWLFLSEGIPTILLGISVLFLLKNRPEEVHWLKPEEKTWLADELQRDRIRYGAAEHHALRDAIRLPMLWLLAGAYFVSQVGVYIVNLWMPLILNSFSGGAHTASVIARYATVPYLAAAIFTVIVGWNSDRTNERRWHIAGCLLLAASGFAWTAVAHNIVVAIIAMTLAAMGLWSMMGPFWTLTTSVVGDAAAAAAVAILTTIGGVGAFLGPYSIGRIRDLTHSFEGGLYAMSGLAVCAALLALAAKAGKQTPQPD
- a CDS encoding carboxypeptidase-like regulatory domain-containing protein, whose protein sequence is MNSKKSISRFVLSLIVACFFSIGVSAIAQSDSSSLSGTITDASGAVVPNAKVVVHNDATQGEQQTTSGDKGSFTIPNLTSGDYSIRVEAPGFQSTTLDNVHVDPSIGRRVDISMKVGNTSTEVTVEAGANAIQTESASVGQLVTQEQVKSIQLNGRNPLYLSQLEPGVVRRQSMAAFGFGLDNNINVNGARNQESVITFDGAPMVRTRANGTSVGVADVDSTSQEQILTTSYPAEYGRTSGGQIRIVPKSGTSEFHGSAFEYFRNTALNANTWSRNFSGLKRQAFRYNQFGWNLNGPLYIPGHFNKDRKKLFFLVGQEYTRYNHDDLATQKVPTNLMRTGNFSELLGPNIFYSKPVQIVNPNTGVAYANDVIPQSDLSPNGLGLLNAYPTANTNAPGYNWLDSALYTEAQRKDSVVIDYVPADAHHFRLSILNYNYNDYEPHYGNFNRTPRIFTRPNQVGVFHYTWTINATTVNDLIVSGAADHVNIGIDTSKGLYDRTKYGINYPFLYNGAVKVLPNKIPTINIANFGTLDGGPYPSRSGGIVYDLADNLTKLIGNHTLKFGGLWEYSGENNFDQINVSSTIPGSTNNQNGLFTFTDTRGGISQTSKAAVANAALGLFDTYGEIGQRSYTLFRSNMFSGFAQDDWRVTPKLLLEYGIRYTINTPYYAIWGNQSFFNPVYYNPANAPTVDPNTGFTTGGTALNGVVIPGNGFPSVAKGHVPDAILANGYSANFHNLPRGYNPTVYTDIQPRVGFAYQISPNAVIRGGGGRYVQRLGISDNVQVGGNAPFQPSSTVTDGSVDNPGGIGTNNTPLSFTSHSYNYPSPNSYGWNLTFEQEFHDVGTFTLAYVGRRGIHLEQLGNINQLQPGTVQANPTVKSPDALRPYKGYSTIIESENAGASIYHSMQANFKRRLVKGLLFGVAYTWSKSMDFGSSNGTSLPNVYDKSIFYGPSDFDTRNVLVINYVWNIPYATHATNRLVRSSLGNWQFSGTIQGQSGQPLSVSQGNDYAGVGPGSGNQLWAHSRSPKLFHQFAGGQNTNQWFEPGVYSHAAAGTFAPRGSRNNVYGPGFQSFSAALEKGMHVIPNHENHELIFRAEAFNYLNHPNLDNPDTNPTSSTFGRVNAKGNTYASERQLQFSLRYAF
- a CDS encoding sugar-binding domain-containing protein yields the protein MVAGLLGLFNVLPAAANSAPPSPVVLSSGWQLQDAAKVSQSGDAVSQQGFAPQGWYSATVPGTVLTSLVNDGVYPEPLYGENNRPDKIPESLSRTPYWYRTVFTVPKSYSHRQAWLNFDGINYAAEIWVNGKQIGTTKGAFIRGTFDITSIITPGKQAVLAVLVSPQPHPGVPHEHTIRNGMGLNGGITAIDGPTFLSTIGWDWIPAIRDRDTGIWRKVYLSATGPVVVKNPLVETDLPLPKLDSADVSIKTTVENISDKPQKGVLKGSFGEVTFRKEVELAPHSSTLVALDSKNTPALHINNPKLWWPNGYGPQNLYNLHLTFEIKKNVSDSQDLSFGIRKITYSVPDAENLTVSVNGVRIFIRGGDWGLDEAMKRIPRERLEAEIRMHKLANLNLIRNWVGQSTNEDFYELCDKYGILLWDEFFQPNPSDGPNPTDLPTYMANVRDKILRFRNHPSIAIWCARNEGYPPKEIDDALRPMMAELDPARLYQPSSTAGHGVNSGGPYHWRTPREFYVFSHAFKTEIGSVSVPTLESIHGMMPQKDWEIINDDWAEHDFARGASGGDTYRDVIEARYGKLANLADFVRKAQLANYEAFRAMYEGRNAKLFNPSTAVITWMSNPAQPSFVWQLYHHDLEPNSSLFAVEKAGELQHIQLNESNDDIQVINNLPTALTNATAHLSIYNLDGSIPYQHDFAVTAAPSVATSLGVVAWPTNLSPVYFVKLDLHDASGKLLSSNFYWRALPAHQDDLTALNQLSTITLDAKVERHDADGKCLLSVTLHNSGAQVALMTHLQLRRQQSGERVLPVYYSDNYVSLVPNETKTISIEASAADLKGDVPLVVVDGWNIAVTPSSSPAAAIALNVDAQVNHWPVTGLPMYVPPPLASPASDKTN
- a CDS encoding DUF4147 domain-containing protein gives rise to the protein MTITTATLREMARSIFIQSLTDCSVEEAFARLVRVSDSGRRVLIGGSEAIDLEHLKHLRIVAVGKASATMLGALLNCLKGLPHDVAGILIAGAQPANLPPGFQFFAGGHPLPNEASQAGARAALEMLHGLREGRSDAAATLCLFLISGGGSAMMELPLDPSITLAEMRSFYQELVHSGASIAEINCIRKHFSAVKGGRLAVAAAGVATLSLLVSDVAPDHLDALASGPTLPDTSTVDQCREIVARYGLQDQFPAAVRRFFDRLDLPETPKPGSFAGKAITLLSSDQLAAAARVRAEGLGFHAVIDNTCDDWDYQAAAEYLVGRLRSLRSIHPRICLISAGEVTVKLPSTLSKRGLTGVGGRNQHFSLYAATLLDPSDASTVILSAGSDGIDGNSQAAGAVVDEGTLETDAQYGDAAAQKYLREFDSHSILAPLGSTIVTGPTGNNLRDLRILLAAN
- a CDS encoding LacI family DNA-binding transcriptional regulator — protein: MRVRKSLPKKKATLEDVARAAGVGPMTVSRTINGHPYVATETAKRVLAAVRQLGYRPNHAARVLTGQLSKTIGLIVPDLADSFFSIVSHAVQEAAREAGYIAWLAASNGDPSIEEAQIEEMTHHPVDGILLVPANSQSKYLKAVVSGSTPLVTIDRPIDGVLTDSVEVENRAGARIAVEHLIGHGYKKIACVVMNSHLQPVKQRIAGYEECLRHANLSRRKVVLSDQNAQEVLSKLFASPDRPDALFTANNSSTICVIKTLRSLKIKVPRDVALIGFDDVDFYTLLNPPVTTIRQPAVELGRTSTRLLLQKIKSMPSTSSARTVLPVTLMIRESCGCKQEVTT